In Pseudobythopirellula maris, the genomic stretch GCTGTAGACGCCCGCGTCGTCGCTGGTGTAGCTTGCGCGCAGCTGGCTGCTGTAAAACGACACTCCGTTGCCTTGGGCCTGCAGGTCCCAGCCGATCTCGGCGCCGGAGACGAACAGCTTGCCGTTGGCGTTGAGGTAGGTCGTCACGGCGGCCTGCTCGGCGACGCTGAACGTGTCGTCGGCCGTCGACTCTTCGCCGAGGATCCAGAACACGGCGTCGTAGTCGCCCAGGTCGACGTCGCCGTCGATGACGGCCTCGTTCGGCACGGTCTCGACCGCGGCGTCGACGCCGGCGTTGTGGATCGCCGAGGCGACCTGGACGGCGTAATCGTACGAGTTGCTCAGTTCGGCCCGGGCGCGGTAGACCGTGCCGCCGCCGGGGAACGCGTATCCGGGGACCTGGCTGCGACCCAAGCGGTCGAAGCCGTTGACGATCAGCAATTTGGCGCCGGCGCCGTTGGGCGTTGCGGCGACCACCTCCGAGTCGGGCGATTGCCCGCCGTCGTTCGCGGCGACGATCTTGAAGTAGTAAGCCTTATCCGGGTCGAGGTCGTTGATCGTCAGCGTGGCGGTCGCGCCGCCGGCGACAGCCGTGCCGCCGTCGAAGCCCTTGCCGCCGACCGAGGCGTAAACGACGTAGCCCGTCGCGGGCGAGCCGAGCGCGTCGCTCGACACGGACGGGGTCCAGTGGAGGGTCGCGCTGCCCTGGCCCGTGGTCTCGACCCGCAGGTCGGCCGGCCTCGCCGGCGGATTGATTTCGGGCGTGGCGCCGCCGTCGACCTCGGCGAAGTACTCGATCACGCCCTGCACCGTGGCGATGGCGATCGCCTCACGCACGCGCGGGTCGAGCAGCATCTGGGCGTCTTGCGTGTTGTCGTGGAAACCGGTCTCGATGATCGTGGCGTCGAACTCGTCGTGGATGACCTCGTTGTTGATCTCGCCGAACTCGATGTCGGAGCGGTCGAGCGTGACGATTCCCCCGCGGTCGAACCAGTCGTGCTCGAACTCCCCCGCCCGGTCGACGAGGTCGTCGTTCACGTGCCGCGAGATCGTGTCGGCCAGCAGGAACTGGTTGGGCGTCATGGCCGACGTGCGGTTGTTGCCGTTGTAGAGCCCCAGCACGCCGCGGCTGCTGCCCCCACCGGCGTTCGAGTGGAAGCTCACGAACACGCGGTCGGAGAGCTCGCCCACGCCGGCCTGGTTCATGTACTCGGCGTAGCGGGGCGAGAGCGAGACGGTCGCCGAGCGGTCGCTGCTGCTCGTGCGGTACTCGCTGGTCGAGATGCCCTGCGAGCGGCTGACGTGCCACTCGACCCAGTAGAGCCCGGCCTCGTCTTCGCGGGGCTGGCCCGACACGCCGTTGCCGCGGTCGATGTCGCCCATGCCGTTGCCGAAGCGGATCATGTCGGCGACCACCACCTTGCCGGCGTCGTCCGAGCGGTTGCTGATCTCGACGTAGCCGGCCGTACCCTCCTCAAAATCGTACGTACCCAGGTAGACCAGGCCGTTGCCCACGCGGCTGTGGTCGACCGTCACCTCGGTCGCGCCGCCGCTGTGGTGGACCCGGTAGAGCTGGTCGGTCGCGCGGTTCGAGCCGGCGGGCGACCAGGCGTAAACGGGGTAGCTGCCGCCCGCCGAGAGGTTGGGCCGGTAAATCGCGGTGGCGGTTTCGGTGGTCGAGGTCGCGATGGTCTTGTAACGCACGTCGCCCGACGAGCCGTAATAGACCGACCCCGACCCGTTCGACCAGGAGCCCGTGAACGACACGCCGGCGTCGTCGTTGTCGAGCACCACCTCGTTGACCTGATTGCCAACGGGGCGCAACGGCACGATCGTGGCGCCGGCGTCCCACAGCGCGTCGACGAACGCGGTCATCTGGTCCTGGTTGCCGAGGTCCTCGACCATGTCGAGCAGCAGCGGCCGCTGGTACTCCCACCCGCCGCCGTTGTCGGTGTAGCCGTGGCCGCCGTGGGTGTAGACGATCTTGTCGGTGAGCGCCCCGATGGGCTGCGCGCCAACTTCCACCAGGCCCGCCGCCGAGAGCGCGATCCTCGACTCCAGCGGTTCAACCGCCAACGCGCGGCCGCGCGCGGGCGACTTCGTAGCGCCCGAACCGAGGAGAAACGCCAAACTAAATCCGAATGCCATCGTTGCCCTCAACCGCTCTCTGTTCCGAAACAAAAATTGCGTTCTCGTGGGTTTCTCGCCATGAGAAGCCCAACGCTGAATCTCTTGGTGCGTGCGCCTAATCATTTGATTGTGCTTGCTCGTCGTGGATTCGGCGAGCGATTGCCGGCGATTACCGGTACGGTCTGCCGCCGTGGTGGGGGGAGAGTCGTTTATTGCGCCGCCGCCTTGCTCGGCACGCGCGGGTCACTGGTTGCGGTGAGGCCGCCGTCGTCTGTGCGGGCGATGGCCTGCGTGATGCCCGCCGAGGAAAGCACCGTCAACTCGTGCCCGCGACTGCGAAGCTCCGCAACCCAAGTGTCGGGCAGCGTCGACTCGACTTGCAACGCGTCGGGCCGCCACTGGTGATGGATCCGCGGCGCGGCGACCGCCGCTTCGAGCGGCATCTGCTCGTCGAGGCGGTGCAGGATCACCTGCAGCACCTGCGTGATGATCTTCGGGCCGCCGGCGGCGCCAACCGTCAGCAGCGGCTCGCCTTCGGCGTCGAGCACGATCGTCGGGCTCATGCTCGAGAGCGGCCGCTTGCCGGGGGCCACGGCGTTGTTGGCCGCGCCGACCAGGCCGAAGGCGTTCGGCACGCCGGGCTGGATCGAGAAGTCGTCCATCTCGTTGTTGAGCACCACGCCCGTGCCGGGCACGATCACCTTCGAGCCGAAGGTCGTGTTCACTGTCGCCGTGATCGCGACCCAGTAGCCCTCGGCGTCGGCCGCCGCGACGTGCGTCGTGTGCCGGCCGAACAGGTCTTGGTCCCACAGCGGCGGGTCGCCGTGGCGCTCGACCGTGATCGCCCGCTCGGGGTCGATCCGTCCCGCCAGCTCGGCGGCGTAGCCCTTGTCGGTCAGCCCGCGCGGCACGTCGACAAAGTCCGAGTCGCCCAGCCAGAAAGCGCGGTCGGCGAAGGCGAGCTTCATCGCTTCGGCGATTAGGTGCCGGGCCGCGACGGGGTCCTTGCGCAGCGTATCGCCGAGGTCGTAACGCTCCAGGATGTTGAGCATCTGAGCGATGTGCACCCCGCCCGAACTGGGCGGCGGAAAGCCCACGATCTGGCGCCCGCGGTAGGTCGAGACAATCGGCTGACGCCGCTTGACCTCGTACGCCGCGAAGTCGCTAGCCCGCAGCACGCCGCCGTTCTGCTCCATCCAGGCGCCCACCTTCTCGGCAAAGGGACCGCGGTAGAACCAGTCGGGGCCGTGCTCGATGAGGCTGTCGTACGTGCGGGCTAGGTCGGTCTGGACCAGGGTCTCGCCCTCCTCGTAGGGCGAGCCGTCCGGCTTGAGCAGCGCGTCGCGCGAGCCGGGATAGCGGGCGACCACCTTCGCGATGCGGGCGAGCTTGCGGGCGTAAACGCTGTCGATGGCGACACCCTCACGGGCGTGGTGGGCGCCCGGCTCGAGCAGCCGCGCGAGCGGCTTGCTGCCCGCCAGGCGGATCGCCTCGGCGTACGCCGCCAGGGCGCCGGGCGTGCCGACGGCGAGCGGGCCGGTCTTGCTCGCCTCGGTCATCGCCTCGCCGTTCTCGTCCAAGTACATGTCGGGGCTGGCGGCCGCGGGCGCCATCTCGCGGCCGTCGATCGCCAGCAGTTCGCCGTCCGGCGTGCGGATCAGGATCAGGCAGCCGCCGCCGATGCCCGAGTTGTGGTTGTCGACCACACTCAGCGTGAGCGCCGCCGTCACGGCCGCGTCGACCGCGTTGCCCCCCTCGGCATAGACCGCCATCGCGGCGTCGGTGGCCAGCGGGTGGACCGTAGCCACCGCGTGGCGCGAGCCCTCGGCCGAGCCGGCCAGCGCCGCCGGCGCGCTCCATGCCCCCAGCGTGGTGAGACCGACCAGCAAGGCGGCGATCGGCCAAGTTGTCACACAGCAGTTACGCATCGTGTTGCTCCTCGTCGTGGGGGGGCATAACTTCGGGCGCCTGGGCTGGCGCAGCTTCGGCTGGCGCGGTTTCGACTGACTCAGTCTCGCCCGCCGGGGGCGCGATCAGCAGCACCGCGGCGCCCGTGAAGAACGTTGTCGCCGAGCCGATCAGTGTGTACCAGGTCCAGTTGATCTCGGTCTGTGTGACGACCAGCAGGCAAACGCCAAAACCAATCGCCAACGCCACCAACCCCGCCTTGTCGCTGGCCCGTCGCCAAACAAGGCCCAAGGCGTAGAGGCCGAGCAGCAGCCCGGTCGAGAAGCCGGCGATCGCGAGCACCGTCTCGATCACCGAGGTGCCTTGCGCCCAGCGGTAGGCGGCCATCGCCACGGCCGCCTGCACGGCGGCGAACACGAAGGTGGCGACTCGCGAGGCGACCACGGTCGCGGCCTCGCTGCGGCCGCTCGGGAACCGACCCAGCAGGTCTTTGACGAACGCCCCCGCCGAGGCGTTCAGCGAACTCGACAGGGTCGACATCGCCGCCG encodes the following:
- a CDS encoding golvesin C-terminal-like domain-containing protein, with product MAFGFSLAFLLGSGATKSPARGRALAVEPLESRIALSAAGLVEVGAQPIGALTDKIVYTHGGHGYTDNGGGWEYQRPLLLDMVEDLGNQDQMTAFVDALWDAGATIVPLRPVGNQVNEVVLDNDDAGVSFTGSWSNGSGSVYYGSSGDVRYKTIATSTTETATAIYRPNLSAGGSYPVYAWSPAGSNRATDQLYRVHHSGGATEVTVDHSRVGNGLVYLGTYDFEEGTAGYVEISNRSDDAGKVVVADMIRFGNGMGDIDRGNGVSGQPREDEAGLYWVEWHVSRSQGISTSEYRTSSSDRSATVSLSPRYAEYMNQAGVGELSDRVFVSFHSNAGGGSSRGVLGLYNGNNRTSAMTPNQFLLADTISRHVNDDLVDRAGEFEHDWFDRGGIVTLDRSDIEFGEINNEVIHDEFDATIIETGFHDNTQDAQMLLDPRVREAIAIATVQGVIEYFAEVDGGATPEINPPARPADLRVETTGQGSATLHWTPSVSSDALGSPATGYVVYASVGGKGFDGGTAVAGGATATLTINDLDPDKAYYFKIVAANDGGQSPDSEVVAATPNGAGAKLLIVNGFDRLGRSQVPGYAFPGGGTVYRARAELSNSYDYAVQVASAIHNAGVDAAVETVPNEAVIDGDVDLGDYDAVFWILGEESTADDTFSVAEQAAVTTYLNANGKLFVSGAEIGWDLQAQGNGVSFYSSQLRASYTSDDAGVYSADGVAGSIFEGISLNFDDGELFYDVNYPDVIAPNNGSTLALAYAGGAGAGVQYSDPNGQSLVMLGFPFETIVEEEDRFEVMSRVLEFFEFETNPPQTISLLLDNDHGPGAYNETGFWITSSDPGVEGGTQRFALLGNQATAEWTTDLPFSGEAEVFVQYDAAANRASGVAYTVTSGSESLATVIDQRANDFEWVSLGVIDASQGPISVLLDVDASSGEANSLAIADVVRIDLTGRPDSFNEFGDYNGNGLVDAADFTVWRDLKDQVVEPGTSADGNGDGVIDTLDYHVWVSRFGMEEPIAPAVALAPAVALTTAAVTSEPEPAIDASPEEVVVSAPSPLLAPLPSRTVAFLGSAATPQQEAVDSPADDAIELLLARTDDQRRERDQDEQAVDHLAQRMATGLAIGDPQIDEARDSLFAQEDFGELTTRLRK
- the ggt gene encoding gamma-glutamyltransferase — encoded protein: MRNCCVTTWPIAALLVGLTTLGAWSAPAALAGSAEGSRHAVATVHPLATDAAMAVYAEGGNAVDAAVTAALTLSVVDNHNSGIGGGCLILIRTPDGELLAIDGREMAPAAASPDMYLDENGEAMTEASKTGPLAVGTPGALAAYAEAIRLAGSKPLARLLEPGAHHAREGVAIDSVYARKLARIAKVVARYPGSRDALLKPDGSPYEEGETLVQTDLARTYDSLIEHGPDWFYRGPFAEKVGAWMEQNGGVLRASDFAAYEVKRRQPIVSTYRGRQIVGFPPPSSGGVHIAQMLNILERYDLGDTLRKDPVAARHLIAEAMKLAFADRAFWLGDSDFVDVPRGLTDKGYAAELAGRIDPERAITVERHGDPPLWDQDLFGRHTTHVAAADAEGYWVAITATVNTTFGSKVIVPGTGVVLNNEMDDFSIQPGVPNAFGLVGAANNAVAPGKRPLSSMSPTIVLDAEGEPLLTVGAAGGPKIITQVLQVILHRLDEQMPLEAAVAAPRIHHQWRPDALQVESTLPDTWVAELRSRGHELTVLSSAGITQAIARTDDGGLTATSDPRVPSKAAAQ